Genomic window (Halococcus agarilyticus):
ACGGAGCCGGTGACGGTCGTGGTCGAGAAGGCGAGCTTCGCGGCGGTCGAGCGGGTGATCGAGACCGCCGAGGCGGAGGAGGCCGGCTTCCTCGTCGGGGTGGGTGGCGGCAAGCCGATCGACATCGCGAAGATGGCGAGCGACTCCCTCAGCATGGGGTTCGTCTCGGTGCCGACCGCCGCGAGCCACGACGGGATCGTCTCCGGCCGCGGCTCGGTCCCGGAAGGCGACACCCGGCATTCGGTCGCCGCCGAGCCGCCGCTTGCCGTCATTGCGGACACCGAGATCATCGCCGACGCGCCGTGGGAGCTGACGACGGCGGGGTGTGCCGACATCATCTCGAACTACACCGCGGTTCGGGACTGGCGGCTCGCCAACCGGCTCCAGAACGTCGAATACTCGGAGTACGCCGGCGCGCTCAGTCGAATGACCGCCGAAATGCTCGTTGACAACGCCGACTCGATCAAGCAGGGGTTGGAGGAGTCGGCGTGGGTCGTCGTGAAGGCGCTGGTCTCCTCGGGAGTCGCGATGAGTATCGCGGACTCCTCACGCCCGGCGAGCGGCGCGGAACACCTCTTCAGTCACCAGCTCGATCGGATCGCTCCCGGTGCGGCGCTCCACGGCCACCAGGTGGGCGTGGGATCGATCCTGACCGAGTACCTCCACACCGGCGACGAGGGCCAGTGGCGCAACGTCCGCGACGCGCTCGCCAGGATCGGCGCACCCACCACCGCCGAGGAGCTCGGCATCGACGAGGCCGACGTGATCGAGGCGCTCACGACCGCCCACGGGATCCGGGATCGCTACACCATCCTCGGCAACGGGATGAACGAGGCCGCCGCGCGCGAGGTCGCACGGGTGACCGGCGTCGTCTGAACCCACCGAAAACGAGGTCGACCGACGCGACGGCTACGACTCGTTCTCCCCGGCGGCGTAGTCGGCGTACACACCCCACGAGGAGTCGACGGCCGGACGCTCGATCCGCTCGCCGTCGACGTACGCGCCAGTCCCCTCGGCAACGGTGCCGACGACGGCCGCCGTCGTCTCTCTGTCGTCGAGCGCCGCGAGAACGCTCTCGACGCCGTCGGGTTCGACTGCGATCAGGAGCGTGCCGGAGCTGGTCGCGGTCCACGGGTCGATGTCGAGGTACTCACAGACCGGCTCGACGCCGGGGCGCATTGGGACCGCCTCGCGGTCGACATCGAGGCGAACGCCCGCGCTCCCGGCAACCTCACGGAGCGCGTTGGCGAGCCCGCCCTCGGTGACGTCGTGCATCGCCGTGACCGGCCCGGCGGCCGCAGCGGCGAGCGCGTCGCGGACGGTGTCGGTATCGTCGAGCCGCGCTCTCGCAGTATCGAGTGTGGCTTCGGGGAGATCCATCCGGTCGCCGAACAGCGTCGTCAGGAGGCCGACCGCCTCGACGCCCGGCCCGGTCGTGAGCACGAGCCGGTCGCCCGGCCGCGCGCCATCCGGCCTGATTATCTCCTCGCGATCCCCGACCGCGAGCGCGGTCGCGCCGCCGACCCAGGGGAACGCACAGCCCTCGTACCGTGCCGTGTGACCCGCCACGACGCTCGCCCCGAGATCGGCGGCCTCGCGATCGATGGCCTCCCAGAGTGTCGCGAACGCCTCGTCGGTCATCTCTGGGGGGAGGCTGAA
Coding sequences:
- a CDS encoding NAD(P)-dependent glycerol-1-phosphate dehydrogenase; translated protein: MFDKSTWIRLPRNVVVGHGVLSQTTDAVDELHLAGRPLVVTSPTAREVAGECVVEGFAATGTEPVTVVVEKASFAAVERVIETAEAEEAGFLVGVGGGKPIDIAKMASDSLSMGFVSVPTAASHDGIVSGRGSVPEGDTRHSVAAEPPLAVIADTEIIADAPWELTTAGCADIISNYTAVRDWRLANRLQNVEYSEYAGALSRMTAEMLVDNADSIKQGLEESAWVVVKALVSSGVAMSIADSSRPASGAEHLFSHQLDRIAPGAALHGHQVGVGSILTEYLHTGDEGQWRNVRDALARIGAPTTAEELGIDEADVIEALTTAHGIRDRYTILGNGMNEAAAREVARVTGVV
- a CDS encoding AIR synthase family protein; translated protein: MADYGKVDADFFDEHIYPRLGADRADVALGPQHGVDFGVVEIGGRGVVIATDPVSVLPQLGFERAGRFALDVVLADVAVSGLPPTHLSINFSLPPEMTDEAFATLWEAIDREAADLGASVVAGHTARYEGCAFPWVGGATALAVGDREEIIRPDGARPGDRLVLTTGPGVEAVGLLTTLFGDRMDLPEATLDTARARLDDTDTVRDALAAAAAGPVTAMHDVTEGGLANALREVAGSAGVRLDVDREAVPMRPGVEPVCEYLDIDPWTATSSGTLLIAVEPDGVESVLAALDDRETTAAVVGTVAEGTGAYVDGERIERPAVDSSWGVYADYAAGENES